The Corallococcus caeni genome includes a region encoding these proteins:
- a CDS encoding response regulator, giving the protein MAKQHLLLVDGDAKSLRVMEVSLKKAGFSVTTAIHGKDALEKVQISPPDLVLADTKMPEMDGFELCKQLKSDERFKFIPFVFLTNQKSVEFKVRGLELGGDDYLTKPIYIKEIVTRVKMILQKAEKERIEKRETTKGGFAGSLADMGVVDLVQTFEIGRKTGVISIQGERTGVVYFKEGRVIDAELGRLKGENAFYRLLNTFEGQFDVQFTTLDRTERIEVSTQGLLMEGMRRLDEWGRMLEQLPPLETVFEIDYHQLADRLSEIPDEVNGLLRLFDGKRALSRVVEDSDFEDLAALGIISKLYFEGLIRELGNAPQEPVQSSKPGIEQWLNTAPPIPVDVAPAQEAAPAEAPAPVEPPPVEVAPVAEAPPVEEAPPAPAEPMEEVTPVAEVAPAPVSAQPAQVILFPPRTRPGEGAPPPFGQEGVEPVVPPLSQEGSAFLVEPPPAHRAVDHARRSLLLDWNRVDTEGLSSSSTWGPGSPWASAPRAPAAAPSPFAAAPVPAPVEPLPSRPPIFGGAAIAPSPLAPVPPPTPAPPSSEVTLVSGTEPHQDEVPVEEATPQQLALPPYPGHGIVPPQVAPVALNVEYPATTPFDAPPAPSAPVDLAAQDVPASEAYFTEPEPVAPVASASAPPAHGATAAAHGANTAASTKPAAAKSAHDEDDAAMIAAMKPKRTGLYVAGGLLLVAAVAAVVISKGSGSSETPKPPEPKVTQPAPPVEAPKPPETTPPPEVAPPPVKTVDAQTDAGATPPKTVIATGPEDAGAPVKTATPEPATVPDAGLAVAPTPTPPPDAPPPVVQAKLTYADFVREGRAAMARKSFKSAVTNYRKALALDTDSIEAKTGLGISLANNSSTSESGYREAARLLQDVVKAEPKNAKAWFWLGSSLQFSGDQTRAAEAYKKYLFLEPTGSSAEDVRALLKGMGS; this is encoded by the coding sequence GTGGCCAAGCAGCACCTGCTCCTCGTCGACGGTGACGCGAAGAGTCTGCGCGTGATGGAGGTCAGCCTGAAGAAGGCCGGCTTCTCCGTCACGACTGCGATCCACGGCAAGGATGCGCTGGAGAAGGTCCAGATCAGCCCGCCGGACCTCGTGCTCGCGGACACCAAGATGCCGGAGATGGACGGCTTCGAGCTCTGCAAGCAGCTCAAGTCCGACGAGCGCTTCAAGTTCATCCCCTTCGTCTTCCTGACGAACCAGAAGTCGGTCGAGTTCAAGGTGCGCGGCCTGGAGCTCGGGGGCGACGACTACCTGACGAAGCCCATCTACATCAAAGAGATCGTCACCCGCGTGAAGATGATCCTTCAGAAGGCCGAGAAGGAACGCATCGAGAAGCGCGAGACGACCAAGGGCGGCTTCGCGGGAAGCCTCGCCGACATGGGCGTCGTGGACCTGGTCCAGACCTTCGAAATCGGCCGCAAGACGGGCGTCATCTCCATCCAGGGCGAGCGCACCGGCGTCGTCTACTTCAAGGAAGGCCGCGTCATCGACGCGGAGCTGGGCCGGCTCAAGGGCGAGAACGCCTTCTACCGGCTGCTCAACACGTTCGAAGGTCAGTTCGACGTGCAGTTCACCACGTTGGACCGCACCGAGCGCATCGAGGTCTCCACGCAGGGCCTCCTCATGGAGGGCATGCGCCGGCTGGACGAGTGGGGCCGGATGCTCGAGCAGCTCCCGCCGCTGGAGACGGTCTTCGAGATCGACTACCACCAGCTGGCGGACCGCCTGTCGGAGATCCCCGACGAGGTGAACGGCCTGCTGCGCCTGTTCGACGGCAAGCGCGCGCTGTCGCGCGTGGTGGAGGACTCGGACTTCGAGGACCTGGCCGCGCTGGGCATCATCAGCAAGCTGTACTTCGAGGGCCTCATCCGCGAGCTGGGCAACGCGCCGCAGGAGCCCGTGCAGAGCAGCAAGCCGGGCATCGAGCAGTGGCTGAACACCGCGCCGCCCATCCCCGTGGACGTCGCGCCCGCGCAGGAGGCCGCGCCCGCGGAGGCTCCGGCCCCCGTCGAGCCGCCCCCCGTGGAAGTGGCGCCCGTCGCGGAAGCCCCGCCCGTCGAGGAGGCCCCGCCCGCGCCGGCCGAGCCCATGGAGGAGGTCACTCCGGTGGCGGAGGTTGCGCCCGCGCCGGTCTCCGCGCAGCCCGCGCAGGTGATCCTCTTCCCGCCGCGCACCCGCCCCGGAGAGGGCGCTCCTCCTCCGTTCGGGCAGGAGGGCGTGGAGCCCGTCGTTCCGCCCCTGTCGCAGGAGGGCTCGGCGTTCCTGGTGGAGCCGCCCCCGGCGCACCGTGCGGTGGATCATGCCCGGCGCAGCCTGCTGCTCGACTGGAACCGGGTGGACACGGAGGGCCTGAGCTCCTCCAGCACCTGGGGCCCCGGTTCGCCCTGGGCGTCCGCGCCCCGCGCGCCGGCCGCCGCGCCCAGCCCGTTCGCCGCCGCGCCCGTGCCGGCGCCGGTGGAGCCGCTGCCCTCGCGTCCGCCCATCTTCGGTGGCGCCGCCATCGCGCCCAGCCCGCTGGCGCCCGTGCCGCCGCCCACGCCGGCCCCGCCGTCGTCGGAGGTGACGCTGGTCAGTGGGACGGAGCCCCATCAGGACGAAGTGCCGGTGGAGGAGGCCACGCCGCAGCAACTGGCGCTGCCGCCGTATCCGGGCCACGGCATCGTGCCGCCCCAGGTGGCCCCGGTGGCGCTCAACGTCGAGTACCCCGCGACGACGCCCTTCGATGCGCCCCCGGCTCCCAGCGCGCCGGTGGACCTGGCCGCGCAGGACGTGCCCGCGTCCGAAGCGTACTTCACGGAGCCCGAGCCCGTCGCGCCCGTGGCGAGCGCTTCGGCGCCTCCTGCTCACGGTGCCACCGCGGCGGCGCACGGTGCGAACACCGCGGCCTCCACGAAGCCCGCCGCCGCGAAGTCCGCGCACGACGAGGACGACGCGGCGATGATCGCCGCGATGAAGCCCAAGCGCACGGGCCTCTACGTCGCGGGCGGCCTGCTCCTGGTGGCGGCTGTCGCGGCGGTGGTGATCTCCAAGGGCTCGGGCAGCTCCGAAACGCCCAAGCCGCCCGAACCGAAGGTGACGCAGCCCGCTCCGCCCGTGGAAGCGCCCAAGCCGCCGGAGACCACGCCTCCGCCGGAGGTCGCGCCGCCGCCCGTGAAGACCGTGGACGCGCAGACCGACGCGGGGGCCACCCCGCCGAAGACCGTCATCGCCACGGGCCCGGAGGACGCGGGCGCGCCGGTGAAGACGGCCACGCCGGAGCCCGCCACCGTCCCCGACGCGGGCCTCGCGGTCGCCCCGACGCCCACGCCGCCCCCGGACGCGCCGCCGCCCGTGGTGCAGGCGAAGCTCACCTACGCGGACTTCGTCAGGGAAGGCCGCGCGGCGATGGCGCGCAAGAGCTTCAAGTCGGCCGTGACGAACTACCGCAAGGCGCTCGCGCTGGACACCGACTCCATCGAGGCGAAGACGGGCCTGGGCATCTCGCTGGCCAACAACAGCAGCACCAGCGAGTCCGGCTACCGCGAAGCGGCCAGGCTGCTCCAGGACGTCGTCAAGGCGGAGCCCAAGAACGCCAAGGCCTGGTTCTGGCTGGGCAGCTCGCTCCAGTTCTCCGGCGATCAAACCCGAGCGGCCGAGGCCTATAAGAAGTATCTGTTCCTCGAACCGACGGGGAGCTCGGCGGAGGACGTGCGCGCACTGCTCAAGGGGATGGGCAGCTAG